A genome region from Primulina eburnea isolate SZY01 chromosome 9, ASM2296580v1, whole genome shotgun sequence includes the following:
- the LOC140841283 gene encoding glucosidase 2 subunit beta isoform X1, whose protein sequence is MKELVFQNLLRFGCIFVILMIQGISRSASFSPKDSILGAAPEDENYYKGLSSRGTIKCKDGSKKFNKSHLNDDFCDCADGSDEPGTSACPNGKFFCKNTGHTPLVLYSSRVNDGICDCCDGSDEYNSKIKCSNTCWEAGKVARDRLMKKIATYQEGVTMRKRIIEQAKLAIAKDEVELSKLKNEEKVLSGLVQELKEHKERIEEAEEKERLQKEKEEKERREAEYAEEKKVAAGEKGEDIEYGKNDIHDEMGVVDQHLQNSGGDLESIREPEHNDHRTKEELSTHIVEEHGADSFQDTEQKLESSTFDDGKTVLDTDNVKNNDAEDTESLSREELGRLVASRWTGEKNEQPLQELDVSLDKDQENRDETEETNEEYNGYDSESNGHEYDDEDDDVEQTDEFEGGDHDVSSSSHIPESDDESSFSDISSTIVPSWLEKIQKTVRSIFKAVNLFKTPIDKSDAERVRKEYDESSAKLSKLQSRITSLTQKLKQEFGPEKEFYSFYGQCFEINQNKYVYKICPFKQATQVEGHSTSGLGNWEKFDDSYRIMLFSNGDKCWNGPDRSLKVKLRCGLRNEATDIDEPSRCEYLALLSTPALCLDHKLKELQEKLEALKREQPVEVHDEL, encoded by the exons ATGAAAGAACTTGTATTCCAAAATTTATTAAGATTTGGTTGCATTTTTGTAATATTGATGATACAAGGAATAAGCAGATCGGCATCTTTTTCCCCCAAGGACTCGATTTTGGGGGCTGCTCCTGAAG ACGAGAATTATTACAAAGGGTTATCATCACGGGGAACGATCAAGTGTAAAGATGGATCAAAGAAATTTAACAAGTCCCACCTCAACGACGACTTCTGTGACTGCGCTGATGGCTCCGATGAACCCG GAACATCAGCTTGTCCCAATGGGAAGTTCTTTTGCAAGAACACTGGACATACTCCACTCGTCTTGTATTCTTCTAGGGTCAATGATGGTATCTGTG ATTGCTGTGATGGGAGTGATGAGTATAATAGCAAAATCAAATGTTCAAACACCTGTTGGGAAGCTGGCAAAGTTGCAAGAGACAGGTTGATGAAAAAGATCGCCACCTATCAGGAAGGTGTCACCATGCGCAAACGAATTATTGAGCAAGCAAAACTAGCCATAGCCAAAGACGAAGTAGAATTATCCAAGCTAAAAAATGAAGAGAAAGTGCTCAGTGGATTGGTTCAAGAACTCAAGG AGCACAAGGAACGGATTGAAGAGGCAGAGGAAAAAGAACGTCTGcagaaagaaaaagaagaaaaggaAAGAAGAGAAGCAGAATATGCTGAAGAGAAGAAAGTTGCAGCTGGTGAGAAAGGTGAAGACATTGAATATGGGAAGAACGATATCCATGATGAGATGGGCGTAGTTGATCAGCATCTACAG AATTCTGGTGGAGACCTTGAATCCATCCGTGAACCTGAACATAATGATCATAGGACGAAAGAAGAACTTTCAACCCATATAGTAGAAGAGCATGGAGCTGATTCTTTCCAG GACACAGAACAGAAGTTGGAAAGCTCCACATTTGATGATGGCAAAACTGTTCTTGACACTGACAATGTG aagaataATGACGCTGAAGACACTGAGTCGCTATCACGGGAAGAGCTAGGGCGTCTTGTTGCTTCCCGGTGGACAGGGGAGAAAAATGAGCAACCATTGCAGGAGCTTGATGTCTCTCTAGATAAGGATCAAGAAAATCGTGATGAGACTGAAGAAACCAATGAGGAATACAATGGCTATGACTCAGAGAGTAATGGGCATGAGTATGATGATGAGGATGATGATGTAGAACAGACTGACGAATTTGAGGGTGGTGATCATGATGTTTCAAGTTCTTCACACATACCTGAGTCAGATGATGAATCAAGCTTTTCAG ACATAAGTAGCACTATTGTCCCATCTTGGTTGGAGAAGATACAGAAAACAGTAAGGAGCATCTTTAAGGCTGTCAATTTATTCAAAACTCCGATAGATAAATCAG ATGCTGAACGTGTCCGCAAGGAGTATGATGAATCCAGTGCCAAGTTGTCCAAACTGCAGTCAAGGATAACAAGTTTGACACAGAAGCTGAAACAAGAGTTTG gGCCGGAGAAGGAATTCTATTCATTCTATGGTCAATGTTTTGAGATCAATCAGAATAA GTATGTTTACAAAATCTGTCCGTTTAAACAAGCTACACAAGTGGAGGGTCATAGTACATCTGGTTTGGG GAACTGGGAGAAATTTGATGATTCCTATAGAATTATGCTATTTTCAAATGGCGACAAGTGCTGGAATGGCCCAGATAGAAGCTTAAAG GTCAAGTTAAGATGTGGTTTGAGAAATGAAGCTACGGATATAGATGAACCAAGTCGTTGCGA ATACTTAGCGTTATTATCAACTCCAGCTTTATGTCTAGACCACAAACTTAAG
- the LOC140841283 gene encoding glucosidase 2 subunit beta isoform X2, whose protein sequence is MKELVFQNLLRFGCIFVILMIQGISRSASFSPKDSILGAAPEDENYYKGLSSRGTIKCKDGSKKFNKSHLNDDFCDCADGSDEPGTSACPNGKFFCKNTGHTPLVLYSSRVNDGICDCCDGSDEYNSKIKCSNTCWEAGKVARDRLMKKIATYQEGVTMRKRIIEQAKLAIAKDEVELSKLKNEEKVLSGLVQELKEHKERIEEAEEKERLQKEKEEKERREAEYAEEKKVAAGEKGEDIEYGKNDIHDEMGVVDQHLQNSGGDLESIREPEHNDHRTKEELSTHIVEEHGADSFQDTEQKLESSTFDDGKTVLDTDNVNNDAEDTESLSREELGRLVASRWTGEKNEQPLQELDVSLDKDQENRDETEETNEEYNGYDSESNGHEYDDEDDDVEQTDEFEGGDHDVSSSSHIPESDDESSFSDISSTIVPSWLEKIQKTVRSIFKAVNLFKTPIDKSDAERVRKEYDESSAKLSKLQSRITSLTQKLKQEFGPEKEFYSFYGQCFEINQNKYVYKICPFKQATQVEGHSTSGLGNWEKFDDSYRIMLFSNGDKCWNGPDRSLKVKLRCGLRNEATDIDEPSRCEYLALLSTPALCLDHKLKELQEKLEALKREQPVEVHDEL, encoded by the exons ATGAAAGAACTTGTATTCCAAAATTTATTAAGATTTGGTTGCATTTTTGTAATATTGATGATACAAGGAATAAGCAGATCGGCATCTTTTTCCCCCAAGGACTCGATTTTGGGGGCTGCTCCTGAAG ACGAGAATTATTACAAAGGGTTATCATCACGGGGAACGATCAAGTGTAAAGATGGATCAAAGAAATTTAACAAGTCCCACCTCAACGACGACTTCTGTGACTGCGCTGATGGCTCCGATGAACCCG GAACATCAGCTTGTCCCAATGGGAAGTTCTTTTGCAAGAACACTGGACATACTCCACTCGTCTTGTATTCTTCTAGGGTCAATGATGGTATCTGTG ATTGCTGTGATGGGAGTGATGAGTATAATAGCAAAATCAAATGTTCAAACACCTGTTGGGAAGCTGGCAAAGTTGCAAGAGACAGGTTGATGAAAAAGATCGCCACCTATCAGGAAGGTGTCACCATGCGCAAACGAATTATTGAGCAAGCAAAACTAGCCATAGCCAAAGACGAAGTAGAATTATCCAAGCTAAAAAATGAAGAGAAAGTGCTCAGTGGATTGGTTCAAGAACTCAAGG AGCACAAGGAACGGATTGAAGAGGCAGAGGAAAAAGAACGTCTGcagaaagaaaaagaagaaaaggaAAGAAGAGAAGCAGAATATGCTGAAGAGAAGAAAGTTGCAGCTGGTGAGAAAGGTGAAGACATTGAATATGGGAAGAACGATATCCATGATGAGATGGGCGTAGTTGATCAGCATCTACAG AATTCTGGTGGAGACCTTGAATCCATCCGTGAACCTGAACATAATGATCATAGGACGAAAGAAGAACTTTCAACCCATATAGTAGAAGAGCATGGAGCTGATTCTTTCCAG GACACAGAACAGAAGTTGGAAAGCTCCACATTTGATGATGGCAAAACTGTTCTTGACACTGACAATGTG aataATGACGCTGAAGACACTGAGTCGCTATCACGGGAAGAGCTAGGGCGTCTTGTTGCTTCCCGGTGGACAGGGGAGAAAAATGAGCAACCATTGCAGGAGCTTGATGTCTCTCTAGATAAGGATCAAGAAAATCGTGATGAGACTGAAGAAACCAATGAGGAATACAATGGCTATGACTCAGAGAGTAATGGGCATGAGTATGATGATGAGGATGATGATGTAGAACAGACTGACGAATTTGAGGGTGGTGATCATGATGTTTCAAGTTCTTCACACATACCTGAGTCAGATGATGAATCAAGCTTTTCAG ACATAAGTAGCACTATTGTCCCATCTTGGTTGGAGAAGATACAGAAAACAGTAAGGAGCATCTTTAAGGCTGTCAATTTATTCAAAACTCCGATAGATAAATCAG ATGCTGAACGTGTCCGCAAGGAGTATGATGAATCCAGTGCCAAGTTGTCCAAACTGCAGTCAAGGATAACAAGTTTGACACAGAAGCTGAAACAAGAGTTTG gGCCGGAGAAGGAATTCTATTCATTCTATGGTCAATGTTTTGAGATCAATCAGAATAA GTATGTTTACAAAATCTGTCCGTTTAAACAAGCTACACAAGTGGAGGGTCATAGTACATCTGGTTTGGG GAACTGGGAGAAATTTGATGATTCCTATAGAATTATGCTATTTTCAAATGGCGACAAGTGCTGGAATGGCCCAGATAGAAGCTTAAAG GTCAAGTTAAGATGTGGTTTGAGAAATGAAGCTACGGATATAGATGAACCAAGTCGTTGCGA ATACTTAGCGTTATTATCAACTCCAGCTTTATGTCTAGACCACAAACTTAAG